The genomic DNA GTTCAGCCCCCCCAGGAGATCTATCTTGTTTAAAACCTGGGCCAATGGTATCTTTTCAGCTAATTCTGGTGAACAATCAGCGTAATATAAGATATAATGCCAatcaaaataacaaaaagcAGAATGAGCTAAAACAAGAAAAGGGTGGACAGAGAGAATATAAGAATAACCCACTTACAGGAAttatttccaagttgtttTCCGAGGCTAAATAAACATTTGCCAGAGTTTGTGCTTCCAGTCCCTACAATAAGACAAATATGATTAAAAAACCGTACCTTTCAGTAGAGAATTTTAGTAAAATCCGCAGAGAACACATAATAACAATCTCATTTATTCATAACTATTTAAGGATTAAacattaacaaaaaaaaactgaccTGAGATGCATCTACTACAAGAAGAGCACCTTCACAAACAGCAAGAGAGCGAGAGACCTGTGCATTGAAAGATGTTTCAAAGGAGAGTCGGAGACGACAGGACGGAGAGGAGGCAGAATCTCACCGGGAAAGAGAGCTTGAAGGAGAGTCGGAGACAAGAGCGATGGAGAGGAGCCTCTGGAGTGGAGAGTCGGAGACGAGAGCGACGGAGAAGAGGCAAAATCTCACCGGGAAAGAGAGCTTGAAGGAGAGTCGGAGACGAGAGCGACGGAGATGAGCCGTAGTGGAGAGCCGAAGACGAGAGCGGCGGAGAAGAGGCATAAGCTCACCGGGAAAGAGAGCTTGAAGGAGAGTCGGAGACGGAGAATTGGAGACGAGAGGCGAGCGACGGAGAGGAGCTAGTGTACAAAGCCGATTTAGGTTACCAGCAGTCAAGAGGCTCAGAGCTGAGTTCCTGTCTTCCTGAGACTAACTTtactcctttttctttttttatttgtaattatcATCCGGTTCCAATTCTAGATACCCTGTACGTAGGAACCGAAATTGAAATCAGTTTTTACCAATTTCTTATTGGATCctaccatattttcaatacgagttaCCCAGATCTTACCATAATGGGTAGGTTCTGACTAATTTCGGATATACCCGATATCTGTGCACACTCCTAATTAACACTGACAGATATGTACGAGAGAAGTATGCTTCATTAATTGAAGTTGATATGAATAATACACAAAGTCTATGATTCAGAATTTGTAATTGTTCACGGCATACATAACTAATCTCGATCCTTAGACCTCTCAATTTAATTTGGACCattcatttttataaattttataatttcaaaaacaccCCTAAAAAATCACGATTTAGTTCatctattatataaaatgtgattttcGTCCACAATTATTTTCATCAATCTGAGTCTTCGATCCGATCACAAACCCGGATTGATGATGTGGATTCATTTTATTGCGTCACGTGTAATATTGAACCAAACTGGTTAAGCAAATCAGTTTCAATTGAATCATCGAATCGACTTAGAAAATAAAACCGTTTAAAGCCTGCATCACCGTCGCACCGCATCATCAATAATATACCAGCAAATAATGGATGGCGATGTATTATGTAATGAATTTCTTACCCCACTTGTATTACTTAGACGTACGTCTCCCTCGAAGTCAATTAATTTTCCATGGTGAGATCATATGTTCTCTGAGACAATAATGAGATAGGATTGCTTCATTAAGATATCATGGAACGGGTGGGCCCTAATTATTCTGTATAAAATATGAGTAAAGTATAACTCTACTTTATTCTaactttaaataattatatttatttagaattataataattgttttattgaattataagaaaaaatgaaaaaaaagtaatgaatagttgagagaatttaatattaaaaattgaattgaatgtttaaatttttttttttaaaaaaaaataataattgtgttgttgaattgaagataagtgaagtaaaattaaaaaaaaaaactctaaaaCCATACTTTACCTAAGAAACTGCCATCAGAAATTCTAGTTTAGTTATTGCAAAAGTAGACATGGGAACATTTCAGAAGTCTTCGAAGGATAAtcaactctcttttttttttaaaaccatCATCTAAAGCAAGTTTTTTCAATCCAGTGATATTCTATTGTGTGGAACAACATTCTCATCATCAGATCATCGCTCTAACACAAATATATCTACTCTCCATTTTGTAAGACCGTTGAAAGCTTGTGacagaaaaattgaaaaataaaaaatggaaatacttaaaagaaattatgtaCAATGGATTGGTCATATTAAATGAGATGGATCTACTGGTTCATATTGATTTTATATGGTAtgaaaaaatccaaaattcttACCGCAGAAGCACCCTGAATAATATTATTGCGACTCCTACGAATTACTTATGTGGTATTTGGGCTTTCAAGTTAGGCCACTACCTCAAAATGCACTTGTAGGTGGGGCTACCCGGTATTCGGGTAAACCCAAAAAACCGAACCAAATGAAACTGAGTAAGCAATTAGGTTTGGTTTATTTAGACTTCGGTTCTGTTCCATAATTGttgtaatattttatataaaatgttttagttttttgaatttttgaattttttaagatATATTTGCATAATCATATGAAGTGTAGAAGTTTACGctctaagtttttttttgtaataaaagTTTACACTATTAATTTGTTATAATATTTatgtaatattttcaaaataaaaaactctATATGATAACTGATTAGTTATGCAAATATGTGTTGtttccaattaaaaaatatagaagaATTACTTGGTAAAAGAACTGAAAGTAATTTTAGTAATTATGTCTTTTATACGTTACTATTAATACCTTaagttacatatatatatatatttttatcatttttcactaAAGCTATTGTAGTaagaatttataataataaaaaaaaacaaatgctTCACTTATAgaattatattttagaaatattcgagtaaaattttatataaaagaaatatatgaaaGATACGTGCATCAGATGAGCAATGGGCTAGTTATTATCATATAGTAAATTTATCCTAGATATTCACATACTCCATTAATACAGGGCACGTGAAAGGATAACTTACCATAAGTTGAGGAATTTCTCAAGAAGTCTATGTGGAATCTTATTGAACGAATGGAAGCTTTTCATTGCACAACCGGAAAGTCTGAATCAATAacctatatatagatatgaattTGTAGGATTATCCTTAATTAATCCCTAATTCAATCTTTAGTTAACCCCTAATTCAATGGTCTATAATTTGTTATTCTATTTCATAAATGACTTTTTTTGTGCATTATGATATTCGGAAATTTAACGGGATTTGACTAATCTAATTCAAATTAGATCGGCCCACAAAAGAGTAAATATCTCCCGCATGAAAGACTTAtttgaaagaagaaaagatacaacaatttccttcttctttataatagtatatataaataaaacataaattatAATAGACAAAGAAAAGCAAATTTTATGCCGGcaacgaaaaaggaacaggaaaagcaaaaattcccgctttattttaaaaaaatatttttataatatacataagaaataataatctAAATAGATCTTACTGGAAATGGAATTGGAAAGTGTTTTTTGGAAAACCATTTATTTGTCATAGATCTAGCGGAATACTTGGATCCTATTAAAAGACTAACCTAAGCACCATGTGTCGGTGTCGGTGGGTAGTGCATAAAGCACCGGCACGACATATCTGGTCAATAATGGGACGACAAAATGCATCTTACGGTAACGATGTTACAGCACGAGTCCTTATATAGTTGTTTCAAATCAGTTTCATCGACTGTTCTATTTATCGGGCAGTTGCCGtacttattaaataaaaattaatcaagaaAAGGGATGTAAGATAGTGGTATTATATGTTCTAGCCAGGAGCCGAGATGTGTTGCTTCTTGCCACCGTTAAATTCACGGTCCGGATTTAATTCTTGAGTTTCCAACTTTCGACAGCCCTGCCAGTGAGGCTCTCTGACCAAGGCTGcgttctcatattttttttcttgtatatTTTGAACTCACAAAGAGTAATGCTATTTCTTCCTGCCAATTGTGCCGAGCATTCTTCCGAGTGAAAAGACTTCGAGACACGCTTCAGTCATTTGTATGTTTTGACGCAGGAACATTACCAAAGTAATGAGAGAAAACAAAGCATATGTAGCGTTCCGTAACGGAATAGttatgatttaatttgattttaaatttttaaaaattgaaaattgattcataatttttttattttttttaaaactgcctaatccctttctctctttccactcaactctctctctctctcctcactATCTCTGTTGCTCTTCCTCCCATCACCACGAAGTCCGATTGAATCCCCATCTTAGCCTCTACTTTCCCATCTGGGTCgaggaagctcacggccacccCACTTGGGAGAGAGACAACCACAGGGATGGCGACTTGATGACGCCATAGGTGCCTTCCTGGAAGGAGGAGATCCTCGAGCCAGCGAGAAACGAGGTCCCCATGCGAAGAACATGAGAAGCAGTGGTTAGGTAACCGAGGACGGCCTGAGCTGCCGCTACGGCGCCAGGACCCGATAAGGTTGTCAAAGTCATTGAGGGTCCAATAGAGGAGGCAGAAGCAGACTTGGCTCTCCCGATTTTAGGGTTTCgtcaaatcaaaatttgaggCGAAATTTCGTTTAATTTCTTGGTCGAGGCTCGTCAAATCGAAATCTGAGATTCATCGTGGCTCGAGAACTATTACCGTGAGTTATAATTGGCTTGTCGTGGGTCGGACAACCATGGGAATGAGTTGGTCAATTAGAGAAGAGATAAGAAGGGCATGAAAaagacgatgaatagtgcGAAGAGAGAATGGGtggggcaaaattgaaaaaatttgaattgtttcgaaattttaaaaagtttgtagTTAAACGAAGTGTAACTTCGTTACCAAATAAACTAATGTTTCAATCAAGAAACACGTAACTGATATGTGTCTCAATGTCTTTCACTCAGTGAGTCTGTTTGGCAATAgagttaaatttcaaaatttaactaTATTCCCATTGAAATAGGTGAATGACAAACAAGTATGTtggtactatatatatatatatatatggataattTATGGACATCCAAGATCTATTACATACATCTTGCAGGGAAACACAGTGTGAGGCTTCTTCCGTCCATCCAGGTATGTCttagatcttgatcttgagagaagctgGGATTAGAGAATAGGTTCGGCTTATCATCTTCAAACCACTTAGCTATTGGTCTATAGATCTCTAGAAATTTCGTCTAGGAATAGTTAGTGTAATGAAAAGGTAAAGAACTGATATGCTGTTTGAAtatcttgataaatatttgagaaGCTAGaagatttattgttttgaaatATGGATTGATTTAAAGCAAGCTCTTCGAGTACATGTccttctgaaaataatttcgataATGATTCTGTTCTCAACAGAGAAGAGgtcaatttggaatgttttgATAAATCTATCGATGATTGGAAAATCCCAAGAATCGCTTCAAAACAGatttataaaaactcaaaattccaacaaatattttcaaaaaccgATTACACCATAACCACTGAAGAGCGGGACATTCCCTTAAAAAACTCTTCACAAGCCATAAAACTCTTGAACCAAGAGTCACTGAAAAAACATAATGAAAAATACAATTTCATCCATATAGGGCTAGTCCAAGTGGGCATAAACCCCTAACCAGATAAGGCTTAGATACCTCAGTACTCTCAGTGCTTAGGGATGCTAGGCTTTTCAAATACCATGAATCCATCCTTAGAACAGTCGAGACTAGTCTGTGCGACGGACCAGTCCATTTCAACTGTTTCCCAAATTTCACCATGTCCCTTAAAGACCAAAACATAACTCATGGCTTAACCTTGCAAATTAAAACGCATAATTACAAGATTGCTTTAGGCTCCATTCCTTTAGCCCTTGTATGCAGAGTCCATTACAAAATGATGGTCTTAGCGTTCGCAACCAAAGCCTTCAAACATAGTCCCAAAGGAGAAACCCTCCTTTTCCAAACGGACATTGTTAGGTCAAACACTGTAGTTTCCAGACCAATTAGGTGGAATGAGGTAACTCTTCCTGATGAATGGGTCTTAGAAGACGCAGTTGCCcctgaaaaaattcaaaatgaggaACCCAGTCAAGTGAGCCAGTTCCAAGATGGTAGAGTTTTCATAAGCTTTCGCCATAGGAGATCAGTCAACATGCAATCAACCTCAAACCCTTCGATAAGTTCTTCCTTTAGAAGCCCTGAGCTAAGAAGGATATCATTCAGTGTTGCCCCGTCGGCAAATACTTTCCAAACAGCTACTGAAACCCCTCCTAGGTCTGCCAATCTTAGAGGACTAAGTAGTATCACCACCGATATCCCTAGGCCAATATACTCTGTCCCAAATACAGATGAAACTGAGTCTTCACCCCCTTCACCCACATTTTCATCTATAACCGATTCTACCAGAATCAATCCTAACCCTGAGATCTATGTGATTGAGAAGCCCTTCACATTAACATCCAACAGCCTTAGGAACGATTTCtgctccaaagaaaatgaaaataggaGGAATTGGTTGCATGAAGTCTTCACGAAAAAATACGTTGAGACTATAATGCAAAATCAATGGATAAAATACATGAAGAATAACAAGAAAAACATCCTTTTCTGGGACTGGTTTAGCCAAGTCTACATGGAAGAAAAGGCCATCAAATTCACTGAGAGAACCATAACCTGGAAACTACCCTTCAACAAAACCATAGTTTCCTCGAAATCTCCTCCAAAATATGTTGAGCCAAAAGAACCTGAGCAAGCCAAAAACCTTAGGTTACTCAACATGATGATCAAAAATACCCGCGCCTTAGAGCACGAAAACCgggaaagagaaagaaaacaaattgaGTCGGAACTTCGCCAAAAACTCCATGAGTTACAAAAAGAGGTAAAAACTCtgaaaaaagatgaaaagatgGTTCAGACCTTGGACGATGCTGAACCCAAACCTGAGTGTAAAAGCCAGGAATTCACACATCAAAAATACCTCTTGAAACCTACAATAAGTGTACATGACTTCCAAATGGAAGCAACTGCCTTGTTTGATACAGGTGCAGACGCAAATTGTGTGAGGGAGGGATTAATTCCTCTAAAATACTGTGAAAAAACCCAGGAATCATTATGATCTGCTAGCaataacaaattgaaaatttcataCAAAATTGCAGAAGCAGAAGTAAAAAATGAAGATTCCACATACAAAACTGAATTCCTAGTTATCTAAGACTTAAAAAATGAAGTCATACTAGGAACCCCATTCATCCAGCTCATCAAACCCTTCCTTTTCACAAACTCTGGCATAAAGACGGTGTACTTAGGAAGCAAGACCATTTTCCCCTTCATCACAAAACCTATAACTAGGAATTTGGACATAATACAGGCAACTGAGAGGCAAATTGGTTGGGTAAAAGATGAGATTT from Punica granatum isolate Tunisia-2019 chromosome 2, ASM765513v2, whole genome shotgun sequence includes the following:
- the LOC116194686 gene encoding uncharacterized protein LOC116194686, translated to MPLLRRSRLRLSTTAHLRRSRLRLSFKLSFPVRFCLFSVALVSDSPLQRLLSIALVSDSPSSSLSRCSSCSRCISGTGSTNSGKCLFSLGKQLGNNSCFKQDRSPGGAEPDRVIKEIEEVPENI